The segment CTGCGGATGGACGATCATACGCTGGTCGGCGCCTCGCCGGAGGTGATGGTGCGGGTGGAGGGGCGCGAAATCACGCTGCGGCCGATCGCGGGCACGCGCCGGCGCGGCGCGACCGAGGCCGAAGATCGCGCCCTCGAGCGCGAGCTGCTGGCCGATCCCAAGGAGCGCGCCGAGCACGTGATGCTGGTCGATCTCGGACGCAACGACGTTGGCCGGGTCGCCGAAATCGGCTCGGTCGAGGTCACCGAGCTGATGACGGTCGAACGCTATTCGCACGTGATGCATATCGTGTCCAACGTGCGCGGGCGGCTGCGCGAGGGATACGACGCATACGACGCCTTTCGCGCGACTTTTCCCCAGGGCACGGTTTCGGGCGCGCCCAAAATCCGGGCCATGGAGATCATCGACGAACTCGAACCGGTGCGGCGCGGCGTGTACGCCGGCGCGGTAGGCTATTTCAGTTACACCGGCAATACCGACACCGCGATCGCGCTTCGCACCATCCTGTGCAAGAACGGCCGCGTGTATATCCAGGCCGGCGGCGGCGTGGTCGCCGATTCCGACCCCGGCGCTGAGTACGAAGAATCGGTCAACAAGGCGCGCGCGATGGTAAGAGCGCTCAGCGCGGCGCGCGCCTTCGAGAATGCCGGCGGGAGCAAGTAAGCGCAGGCGCGAATAGTGATGCGAATATTAATGATCGACAACTACGACTCGTTCACCTACAACCTGGTGCAATACCTGGGCGAGCTCGGCGCCGAGCTCGAGGTTCGCCGCAACGACGCGATCGACGTCGCCGGCGCGCGCGCGATGGCGCCCCGGGCGATCGTGATCTCGCCCGGCCCCTGCACGCCGCGGGAAGCCGGAGTGTCGGTCCCGCTGCTGCGCGAGATGGCGGGTGAACTGCCGATCCTGGGCGTGTGTCTGGGCCATCAGTGCATCGGCGAGGCTTTCGGCGGCAAGGTCGTGCGCGCGGGACGCCTGATGCACGGCAAAACCTCGCCCATTCTGCATGACGGCAAAACCATCTTTGCCGGACTGCCCAACCCGTTCGCCGCGATGCGCTATCATTCGTTGCTGGTGGACGCCGATTCGATTCCGTCGTGCCTCGAAGTGAGCGCGCATACCGGGGAGGGCGAAGTGATGGGGCTGAGGCATCGCACGCTGCCGGTCGAGGGGATCCAGTTCCATCCCGAGTCGATCGGAACGCCCGAGGGTAAAAAGCTGCTCGCGAATTTTTTAAAGCAGGTTGCCAAGTGAGCGAGCTGCGCGAAGCATTCACCGACGTGCTCGAAGGCCGCTCGCTCGACGCGGACCGCGCGGAGCGCGTGATGGGCGAGATTTTCGACGGCGAACCCGCCGAAGCGCTGATCGCGGGCTTCCTGGTCGCGCTCAAAGTCAAGGGCGAATGCGCCGCCGAGCTCACCGGCGGCGCGCGGGCGATGCGCGCGCGCGCCCGCGCGCTCGACCTCAACGGTGGCAACGTCCTCGATACCGCAGGGACCGGCGGCGACGGTGCGAGCACGTTCAACATCTCAACCGGCGCGGCGCTGGTCGCGGCGGCGGCCGGCGTGCCGGTCGCCAAGCACGGCAATCGCGCGATCAGCGGACGGGTCGGCGCGGCCGACGTGCTGGAGCGCCTCGGGGTAAAAATCGAGCTCGACCCAGAGGGCATGCAGCGATGCCTCAGCGCCGCCGGATGCTGCTTCATCTTCGCTCCGGCTTACCATCCTGTGCTCGCACGGCTGGCCGCGCTCCGCCGCGCGCTTGGCGTACGCAGCGTCTTCAATCTGATCGCGCCGCTCAGCAATCCGACCCGTCCGCGCCGCCAGTTGCTTGGCGTCGCCGACCCGCGGCTGGTGCGCCTGATGGCCGAGGCGCTCGCCGCGCTCGGGGTCGACCACGCGATGGTGGTCCACGGCGAAGACGGACTCGATGA is part of the Candidatus Binataceae bacterium genome and harbors:
- the trpD gene encoding anthranilate phosphoribosyltransferase, with translation MSELREAFTDVLEGRSLDADRAERVMGEIFDGEPAEALIAGFLVALKVKGECAAELTGGARAMRARARALDLNGGNVLDTAGTGGDGASTFNISTGAALVAAAAGVPVAKHGNRAISGRVGAADVLERLGVKIELDPEGMQRCLSAAGCCFIFAPAYHPVLARLAALRRALGVRSVFNLIAPLSNPTRPRRQLLGVADPRLVRLMAEALAALGVDHAMVVHGEDGLDELSLRAPTRVAEIRGASISEFEVRPRELGLEPGEPSALRVTDVEHATEILRRTLAGEDGAAQDVLALNAGAAIYVGGRAASLTGGIATAREILAAGKALDVVERMRRASHDEAS
- a CDS encoding aminodeoxychorismate/anthranilate synthase component II, which gives rise to MRILMIDNYDSFTYNLVQYLGELGAELEVRRNDAIDVAGARAMAPRAIVISPGPCTPREAGVSVPLLREMAGELPILGVCLGHQCIGEAFGGKVVRAGRLMHGKTSPILHDGKTIFAGLPNPFAAMRYHSLLVDADSIPSCLEVSAHTGEGEVMGLRHRTLPVEGIQFHPESIGTPEGKKLLANFLKQVAK